Part of the Picrophilus oshimae DSM 9789 genome, ATTGCAAAGCTGAGCGGTGACTGGATATCCTTCTCAAATGAAATTGAATCAAGATTAAAAAGATCCAGGGATAGTATACAGAGATCCGCACTATTATTTATTAAGGAGAGCATAAAGTCATTATACAATGGGAATTACAAAGGATTTGAATTGAAGGATGAAAGCATGGTCTTTGATTTTTCCTCGCTGAATTTAAACGCACAGATCTTTTACACGGAGCTGTTGTTAAGAATGATCTGGAACGATCTTTCAAATAATAGAAAAAAATGCATTATATGCATAGACGAGGCACATAGAATGCTAAAATCCTTTGGAAGGTACCATTCAATATACATTGAGATAGCAAGGGAGATCAGGGCCTTTGGCAAGCTCTGGACCAGCACGCAGAATTACAGCGATCTGGATGACTCAATAAGAAACCAGTTTGCAACGCAATTTATATTTAACACTGTTAATGAAAATGATCTTAGAGCGCTGGAAAAAATAGATGAAAAGCTGAGATATGCCGCATATACAATGCCAAGGCATGTATTCACAGATGCAAGGTATGAATGGATATATAAAACGGTTCCGGAGTTCACACTCTACTGGTTTCCGGTTAATTATAAATAATTTAAATGATAATAAATCAGATAACAAGATAAATATAATAAGAAGCCTGAAGGAAAAACCTGGAACCATAGATGACATTAGGAACAGCATGGCCTCTGACATAATTGAATTAAAAAATGATAATATAATAAGATCAATTGACATGGATGGCGAGATCTACTTTTTAAACAGGAAGGGTATATCAGATCTTCATCGTTACATGCAGGACATTGTAATAAAAATGCTTTTAAATAAGGGATACAGTGTCTCGGAGGCAAGGCCAGGAGAGGATAAGCCGGATATAATGACTGAGACTTTTAACATAGAGATAGAGACAGGATTCAAGCATGATAAAAGGGATCTTATAAGAAGGATAAAAAACAGTAATAAAAAAACATATGTGATTGTGCCAAACAATGATGTAAAATCAAGGTATAATGATATGCATGTATTTACAATAAAAGAGTTTAAAGATCTTTTAAATAAAATAAAAAATTAATTTATTTACTGTTTCCTTGTCCTGCCTATTACGACAGCCACAAGTGCCAGTGTTATTATTACAAGTACCAGTATTACGATCTCAAAGATCTCTGTTGTGCTTAATGCTGATGATACCGTTGATATCTTGCTTGCAGAGCTCTTTATTGAGTTAACTGATGTTGTTAAATTACCGAGATCCGTCTTTATCGTTGCCGTGTTTCCGCTAACTGATGTTATCTTACCTGATATTGTTCCCAATGTTGTCTGTATGCTGACATTTGCGCCCAATAGTTTTGATGTGTT contains:
- a CDS encoding ATP-binding protein; the encoded protein is MNRRNYIRQFHFSRFSISIYEYYIIIIASAIILFAILEYLYNLGILSLMILILLIRRSGAGMVSQYSLWKNMKKKRLLPRSLDVINYIENKTNGNVLICGTSGQGKSKLMRYLLYSSDDLKYIFSYKSNDEYLKMGYKIINIKNNLINPFNDVDSFVSSFLITFSMDNLGITAQYIPSLLMEIAKLSGDWISFSNEIESRLKRSRDSIQRSALLFIKESIKSLYNGNYKGFELKDESMVFDFSSLNLNAQIFYTELLLRMIWNDLSNNRKKCIICIDEAHRMLKSFGRYHSIYIEIAREIRAFGKLWTSTQNYSDLDDSIRNQFATQFIFNTVNENDLRALEKIDEKLRYAAYTMPRHVFTDARYEWIYKTVPEFTLYWFPVNYK